The Quatrionicoccus australiensis nucleotide sequence CGAAGCCTCGGCTGCTTACGATTTTGCTGCCGTGGTGCCGATCAGTGCCGCCAAAGGGCGCCAGACCGAAGACTTGCTGGCGGCCGCGCGCAAGTATCTGCCGAACGAAGGCCTGATGTTCCCGGAAGACGACCTGACCGACAAGAGCGAACGTTTCCTTGCTTCGGAATACATCCGCGAAAAGGTCTTCCGTCTGCTCGGCGACGAGTTGCCTTATGCGACCGCAGTTGAAATCGAAAAATACGAGATGGAAGGCAACCTGCGCCGCATCTTTGCTGCCATCGTCGTCGACCGCGAGGGGCACAAGGCCATCGTCATCGGCAAGGGCGGCGACTCGCTCAAGCGCATCGCCAGCGAAGCCCGCCAGGACATGGAGCGCCTGTTTGGCGGCAAGGTCTATCTGGAGATCTGGGTCAAGGTCAAATCCGGCTGGAACGATGACGAACGCCTGCTGAAGAGTCTCGGTTACGAATGAACCCGCGCAGCAAGGTCGACGCCCAGCCGGCTTTCGTTTTGCACACCATCCCGTTCCGGGAAACCAGTCTCATCGTTGAAGTCTTTTCCCGCGATTTCGGCCGCATGTCTTTGCTGGCGCGCGGCGCGCGCAGGCCGCGCGCCGCGATCCGCGGCCTGCTGATGGCCTTCCAGCCGATCGAGGTGGGCTGGGCCGGCAAGGGCGAAGTGCTGACCCTGATGAAAGCCGAATGGCAAGGCGGTCTGCCGCTGCTCTCCGGCGAAGCCCTGTTCTGCGGCTATTACCTCAATGAATTGCTGATGCACCTGCTGCCGCGCGAGGATGCGCATGAGCACCTGTTCGAACGCTACGCGGACATGCTCGCCCGGCTTGCGGCCGATCCCGCCGGCAAGGGGCGCGAGGCTGATCTGCGCAGCTTCGAAAAGGCGCTGCTGCAGGAACTCGGCTACGGCCTGACCCTGGAGCACGACAGCTCGGGTCAGCACATCGTGCCGGAAGGCATTTACACTTACCGCATGGAGCAGGGGCCGGTACGCGTCGAGCATGCCGAAGCGGCCGCCCAGACTGTCAGCGGGCAGACCCTGCTCGACCTGGCGGCCGAGGATTTTTCCGATCCGCGTTCGCGCAGCGAGGCCAAGGCCCTGATGCGCACCCTGATGGCCTATTACCTGGCTGGTGTCGAACTGGAAACACGCAAGATATTCAAGGAGTTGCAGGAATTATGATCGAGCTTGGCGTCAATATCGACCACATTGCCACCCTGCGCCAGGCGCGCATGACCTACGAACCCGATCCTGTCTGGGGCGCCGTCGAGGCGCATCTGGGCGGTGCTGACGGCATCACCGTGCATCTGCGCGAAGACCGCCGCCACATCCAGGATGCCGACGTGCGGCGCCTGCGCGAGCTGACCCAGGTCAAGCTCAATCTCGAGATGGCGGCGACCGACGAAATGGTCGGCATTGCCTGTGCCCTCAAGCCGGAAATGGCGATGCTGGTGCCGGAAGGTCGGCACGAGGTGACCACCGAAGGCGGTCTCGACGTACTGGCGCAGGAAGCTCGCCTCAAGGACGTGATCAGTCGTCTGGCCGATGCCGGCATCGTGACCAGCGTCTTCATCGATGCCGAGATCCCGCAGATCGAAGCGGCAGCCCGCATCGGCGCCAGCGTCTGCGAAATCCACACCGGGCCGTATGCGCACGCTTTCCACGCGCGCGGCCGCGACGCCGAGGCACCGGCCGTGCTCGCCGAACTCGCCAAGATTCGCGCCGCCGGCGAGGCGATCCGCGGGCTGGGCATGCGCTTCAACGCCGGGCATGCGCTCAACTATTACAACGTGCAGCCGGTCGCGCGCCTGGCCGGCGTGCGCGAACTGCACATCGGCCACGCCATCGTCAGCCGCTCGGTCTTCGTCGGCCTGCGCGAAGCGGTGCGTGAAATGAAGCAGCTGATGCGCGAAGCGGCCGGGCGGGGCGAATGATATTCGGCATCGGCACCGACATCGCCGCGGTGGCCCGCCTGCGCGGCATGTGGGAACGCCATGGCGAACGGGCGCTGGAAAAGCTGCTGGCGCCGCAAGAGCTTGACGATTTCGCGCGTGCCGCCGACAAGGGGCGTTTCCTGGCCAAGCGCTTTGCTGCCAAGGAAGCCTTCGGCAAGGCGCTCGGCACCGGCATCAGTCCGCCGGCCGTATTGCCGGCGATCGCGGTCGGACACGACGAACTCGGCAAGCCGTCCCTGCTGTTTACCGGTCAACTCGCCGAAATGATGCAAAACCGCGGCCTGAAGGCCCATCTCTCGATCAGCGACGAAGCCGAGTACGCCGTCGCCTACGTCATTCTGGAGCACGCATGAGCGCCTTGCCCTATGGTCCGCTGATGATAGACATCGCCGGCCAGACGCTGACCGATCTCGACCGGCAGCGTCTTTGCCATCCGCTGGTTGGCGGCATCATCCTGTTCTCGCGCAATTTTGCCTCGCGCGAGCAGTTGACCGCGCTGACTGATGAAATCCACGCGCTGCGCGAGCCGCGCCTGCTCATTGCGGTCGATCACGAAGGCGGGCGGGTGCAGCGTTTCCGCGACGGCTTCACGCGCCTGCCGGCGATGCGCACGCTGGGCGAGTTGTACCAGCGTGATGCCGCCGCTGGCCTGGAGGCGACGCGCGCGGCCGGCCTGGTGCTGGCCGCGGAGCTGCGTGCCTGTGGCGTAGATTATTCCTTCACCCCGGTGCTCGACCTCGATTACGGCCCGTCGCGGGTGATCGGCGATCGTGCCTTCCATCGTGATCCGGAGGTCGTGATCGCGCTCGCCAGCGCGCTCGGCGAGGGCCTGCACGCTGCCGGCATGGGCAATTGCGGCAAGCATTATCCGGGGCACGGTTATGTGATTCCCGACTCGCACGTCGAGTTGCCGATCGATGACCGGGCACTGGATGCGATGCAGGAAGACCTGCTGCCGTATCGCCGTCTGGCGCTCGATGCGGTCATGGCGGCACACGTCATCTACGAGTGTTTCGATTGCAATACTGCCGTATTTTCAAGTAAATGGATTGATTACTTGAGAAACGACATCAAGTTTGATGGCGTGGTTTTTACCGACGATTTGTCGATGGCCGGTGCTGGCGTGGTCGGCGACATGCTGGCCCGGGTGCAGACCGCCTATGCTGCCGGTTGCGACATGCTGCTCGTTTGCAATGCGCCGGATTCAGTCGCCCTGGTGCTCGACAACTGGCAGCCACAGATCGATGCCCGGCGCGGGCCGCGGGTCGGAAAACTGTTGCCGCAGCAGCCGGTGATGGCCTTGACTGATCCGGCCTACCTTGCTGCCTTGGCGCAGGTCGCCGCGCTGACGGCCTGAGGGCAAAAACTCAGGAAGGTTGTCCGCTACGCCGCGCCTGCTGCCAGCCGAGGATGACCTGGCTGCTCTGGCGCTGGATGGCCTGGTAAGTCGTTTGCGGTAGCGCCTTGCTCAGTGCCGCGAGCAGTTGCTGCGTGCCCTGGCGGCCGATGTCGCCGATCTTGCCATCGTCGTCGAGCAGATAAATCTGGATGTGGGCCAGTGCATCGGCAAGCAGGCGCCAGCCGAGGGCCGGCATGCGCTGGTTCAGGGTCAGCATCAGGCTGCCCAGCACCTGTGCGATGGAATGTGCCTCATCGGTGGTTTCGCAGGCAATCAGCGCGTGCCAGAGCGCCAGATGGATGCCGCGCCGCAGATCGACCTTGAAGTCGATGGCATCGGTTTCGATTTCCTCGATTTGCTGGAAATACCCCTGGAACAAGGCATCGGCGCGGGCATCGAGCTGGCTGCGCAGGGCGCCGAGCAGGGCGCTCAGGGCCGGAATCGCGGTCAGGTTGAAGGTCTGCGTATAGGCCAGGCCCCATTGGTCGAGACCGCTGACCAGCAGTGCCAGGCGCAGGGTGCCGGCTTCCGGGCTGGCGGCGCTGCGGCTCCATTCGAGCAGATGGGCGGTGACTTCGCCCAGCGTCTTGCCCTGTTCTTCTTCGCTGGTCGAAAAGGCCATGCGGAAGACGGACGAGAAAACCTCCTGTGCCAGGCGGGCGGCAAGGCGCTGGCTGTCGCGATCGGCCAGGTCGGCAAGTTGGTCGACGGGGAGGCTGGGGGCAGAAGGATTCATGGTGGGTCGGTGTTTTCGGAAGAGGGCGTATTTTAACGACCCGGCCGCCCGATCGGCGGGCAAAAAGGCATAAAAAAACCCGTCGACCGACGGGTTTTTCGGAGCGCGAGCGCTCAGACCAGGCCGAGGCTTTCCTCGACGCCAAGATGCACGTTCATCGCCTGCACGGCGGCACCGGAGGCGCCCTTGCCGAGATTGTCGAGGCGCGCCATGAGCAGCATGCGCTGCGCATTGCCGAAGACGGCGATGTCCACGCGGTTGCTGTCGTTGTTGGCTTCGACGTTGTAGAAGCCGCCTTCGGTCGTGCTCTCGAGATCGACCGGCAAAACATTGATGAAGGCTTCGCCGGCGTAGTAGTCGGCGATGATCTTCTGTACCTCGGCCGGCGTTGCCGGGCGGGTGAATTGCTGCGGCTGCAGGAAGGCGGTCACGGTCAGGCCCTTGTAGAAGGGGCCGACGATGGGCTGGAAGATCGGCTCGACGGTCAACCCGGTGTAGGCGCACATTTCCGGCAGGTGCTTGTGGGCGAGGCCGAGCGCGTAGGGGCGCGGTGCCTTGAGTTCGGTCGGGTTGGCGCTGGCTGCCTCGTAGTCGGCGATCATCTTCTTGCCGCCACCTGAGTAGCCGGTGATGGAATGTGCTGCAATTTGCGTGTCGACCGGCAGTAGGCCGGCGGCGACCAGCGGCTTGAGCGCCAGGATGAAAGCCGAGGCGTGGCAGCCTGGATTGGCGATGCGCTTGCTGGCGCGAATCTTGGCGCGCTGGTCCGGGGCCAGTTCGGGCAGGCCGAAGGTCCAGTCCGGGTTGATCCGGTGCGCGGTCGATGCGTCGATGATGCAGGTGTTCGGGTTGTCGACGAGGCTGACCGACTCCTTGGCCGCATCGTCCGGCAGGCACAGGAAGGTGACGTCGGATTCGTTGATCAGGCGCTTGCGCTCGGCCAGATCCTTGCGCTTGTCGGCATCGATCTTGAGCAGCGTGATGTCGGCGCGCTTGCCGAGGTATTCGTTGATCTGCAGGCCGGTGGTGCCTTCCTGGCCGTCGACAAAGACTTTATAGGTCATCTTGAATCCGGAGTTTGTTGTTGTTCGAAGGTGGAATTCTGGCAGAAAAACATGTCGCTTTGACGACAAGGAGGGTTTCTGCGCCACAAAAAACAGCGGGCAGCCGAAGCTGCCCGATTGCACTGCCGGTAAAGCCGCGGATTACTTGACGCGGTTCTTGTACTCGTCGGTGCGGGTGTCGATTTCGATCTTGTCGCCGATGCTGACGAAGGCCGGAACCGGCAGTTCGAAACCGGTAGCCAGCTTGGCCGGCTTCATGACCTTGCCCGAGGTGTCGCCCTTGACGGCCGGCTCGGTGTAGATCACTTCGCGCACGACGCTGTTCGGCAATTCGACGGAAATGGCCTTGCCGTTGTAGAAAACAACTTCGCAAGCCAGGCCGTCTTCCAGGTATTTCAGCGCGTCGGTCATGTTTTCGGCTTCGACTTCGTACTGCTCGTAGTCGGCGTCCATGAACACGTACATCGGGTCAGCGAAGTAGGAGTAGGTCACTTCCTTCTTGTCGAGCACGACGACTTCGAACTTGTCGTCGGCCTTGTAGACGGCTTCGGAAGCCGCAGCGGTCAACAGGTTCTTGAGCTTCATTTTGACGACCGCAGCGTTGCGGCCGGATTTGTTGTACTCGGTCTTCTGGACGACGAGCGGGTCGGCGCCGACCATGATCACGTTGCCGGAGCGGAGTTCCTGTGCGGTCTTCATTCTGGATTCCCGAAAAGCTGAAAAATTAAAGCGTTAGATTATACCTTGGGAGAACAGAATTTGACGAGCCTCGTCGCCAAATCCGGCTGTTCGGCGAGCTTTTGCGTCCATCGTCCGGTTTGCTCGCCGATTTCGGCGCGCGCGGCAAGGAAGTCGTCCCAGGCTGTCGCCACATTTTTGCCGGTATTCCAGGCGCGGAACATGGCGGGGACGGCCTTCCCAGGTTTTTCGCGAAAATCGGCGGTGTACCGCTGCAGGAAGGCTTCGAGCTTGTCGAGGTGGGCCGCTTCCTTCTGTTCGTAGATCTGCCAGACGAAGGGACGGCCGGCCCACTGGGCGCGCAGGAAGGAGTCCTCGCCGCGCACGAAATTGATGTCACAGCGCCAGAGCAGGCGGTCGTAATCGTCCTGGCTGAGGAAGGGAATCGGTTCGACGCGCAGTTGATTGATTTGCCAGGGGCCGCTGCCGCCGAGATGCGCCTGCGCCGCCGCCAGCGGCTTGCCGGGCGGGACGTGGCAGACGATGGGGGTTGGCGTTGCGGCCATCTGGTCGAGCAACTCGCCGAGTGGCGCCGTGTCGTAGCAAAACATGCTGATTTGCAGGGCCGGGCTACTCGCCTGGGTTTGCTGCGCAGCGGCGCGCCGGGCCAGCAAATCGCGTTCGCGCAGCAGGCCACCGGTCGACGCCGTAAAACCGGGGAAAAAGAAGTGCTTGGTCAGCGCCAGGGTCGGGTGGGGCGACGCCATGGCGTGGCAGCCTTCGACCCAGTTTTCGGCGCTCAGGTATTCGAGATTGATCCAGTGCGGCTTGGGCGTTGCGGCGGCCATCGCTTGGACATAGCTGGCCGGCAGTTCGCAGGCGAAGGCCTCTATAACGACGTCGCCGACCGACTCGAAGGTGGATTGCTCTGTCCAGTGATGGACCTCGATACCGTCAACCGTCTGGCTGGCCTGCGCGCAATCGAGGGCCGGGCAGAGCGCCTGCAGGCTGGCCGGCTCATCCACCCAGAGGCGGACGGCGATGCCGTGTTCGCCGGCCAGTTGCCTGGCCAGCCGCCAGCACACGCCGATGTCGCCGTAGTTGTCGATGACCCGGCAAAAGATGTCCCAGACTCGCTGCATGGCCGCCATGCTAACATTCCCGCCATGCCAGAATTCAAAGATCCTCAGGACTGCGTCGCCTGTCCGCGCCTTGCTGCGCACCTCGCCATGATCCGCCAGCGCGACCCCGACTGGCATGCCTTGCCAGTGCCGGCCTTCGGTCCGCTCAGCGCGCGCCTGCTGGTGGTCGGTCTCGGGCCGGGCGAAAAAGGGGCGAATCGCACCGGTCGACCGTTCAGCGGCGACGTTGCCGGCGAACTGCTCTATCCGGCCCTGCATCGTTTCGGTTTCGCCAGCGTCGCCGAGCCGCTCGGCGCCGACAAATGGGCCAACCCGCTGATGCAGCTGACCGATTGCCGCGTCACCAATGCCGTGCGCTGCCTGCCGCCGGCCAACAAGCCGGTGACCGCCGAAATCCGCCAGTGCAACGGTCATCTCAAAGCTGAGCTGGCTGCCATGCCGAATCTGCAGGTGATCGTCGCCCTTGGCGGCGTCGCGCACCAGGCGTTGCTCTGGGCTTACGGCCTAAAACTCAAGGAGCACGTCTTCGGGCACAACGTCACGCATCAGTTGCCGGACGGGCGCCTGCTCGTCGATAGTTACCACTGCAGCGGCTACAACTGGCGCACCGGACGGCTGTCGCGTGAAAGCTTCGAGGCGGTGTTCGCCGGCATCCAGACGCATCTGCGCTGAGTCTTCGCGGCGATGAGTTTCGACCACAAGGCCTTTCTTGCCTCGTTGACCGAGTTGCCCGGCGTGTACCGGATGCTCGATGCCAACGACGTCGTGCTCTATGTCGGCAAGGCGAAAAACCTCAAGAAGCGGGTCACCTCGTATTTCCGGGAAAACCTGCCGAGCCTGCGCATCGCGCACATGGTCAGCCAGATCGACCATATCGAGACGACCGCGACGCGCACCGAAGCCGAGGCGCTGCTGCTCGAGAACAACCTGATCAAGTCGCTGGCGCCGCGCTACAACATCCTGTTTCGCGACGACAAGTCCTATCCCTATATCGTCGTCACGCGCGGCGACTATCCGCGCCTTGGCTTCTACCGCGGCAACCCGGATCGCAAGGCCGATTACTTCGGGCCGTATCCGTCGTCCTGGGCGGTGCGCGACAGCATTCACCTGCTGCAGAAAATGTTCCGTCTGCGCACCTGCGAAGACACGGTATTCGCCAATCGCTCGCGCCCCTGTCTGCTCTACCAGATCAAACGCTGCAGCGGCCCCTGTGTCGATCTGGTTTCGCCCGAGGAATACGCGGCCGATGTGCAGCTCGCGGCGATGTTCCTGCTCGGCAAGCAGCAGGAAGTCACCAGGCGCCTGAACCAGGCGATGGAAGAGGCGGCGGCGCGCCTCGCTTTTGAGCAGGCGGCGATCTATCGCGACCAGATCCAGTCGCTGCACCAGGTGCAGGAAAAGCAGTTCGTCTCGAGCAGCAAGGGCGAGGACGTCGATATCGTCGTCGCGCAGCGCGAAGCCGGGCAGTTGTGCGTCAATCTGGCCATGGTGCGCGGCGGACGTCATCTTGGCGACCGGCCGCTGTTCCCGAGCAATGCCGGCGAATCGACGCCGGTTGATGCCATCGCCGCCTTCATCCGCCAGCATTACTCAATGCATCCGGCGCCGGCCCGCCTGCTCATTTCGCCGGCCTTGCCGGCTGATGAAAAGGGCGAGCTGGAAGGCGCGCTGGCCGAGCTGGCCGGGCGTCCGGTGCCGATTCAGGAAGGGCGCTCGGAATTGCACAAGGCCTGGGTCGAGATGGCTTTCCAGAACGTCCGGCTTGCCATCCTGGCGCGCAACCAGGCCTCGGCGCAGCAGGAACAACGCCTCGCTGCGCTGCAGGAAGCCTTGCAGTTGCCGGAGGCGATCGAGCGCATCGAATGTTTCGACATCAGTCACACCATGGGCGAGGCCGCCGTCGCTTCCTGTGTCGTTTATCAGGGTAACGGCATGAAGCGCTCCGACTACCGCCGTTTCAACATGCGCGACATAACGCCGGGTGACGATTACGCGGCCATGCGCCAGGCGGTCAGCCGGCGTTACGACAAGGTCGCGAGCGGCGAGGGGACGGCGCCCGACCTGATCCTGATCGATGGCGGCAAGGGGCAGGTCGCTTCGGCCTATGCGGCATTGGCCGATCTTCGCCTGACGCACATCCCGATGCTTGGTGTCGCCAAGGGCGAGGAGCGCAAGCCGGGGCTAGAAACGCTGATTTTCCCTGAGGGGCGGGAGCCGTTACAATTGCCGCCGGAACACCCGGCCCTGCACCTGATCCAGGAAGTCCGCGACGAAGCCCACCGTTTTGCCATCACCGGCCACCGTGCCCGGCGCAGCAAGGCACGCAAGACTTCGACGCTGGAAAGCCTGCCCGGTATCGGCCCGGCCCGGCGCAAGGCACTGGTTGCACGTTTCGGTGGCTTGCCCGGCGTTCTCGCGGCCAGTGCGGAGCAACTGGCAGAAGTCCCCGGTGTCAGCCGGGAGTTGGCCGATAAAATCTATTCTGCGCTACATTGAGCCCCATGCCTTTCAATTTGCCCATCCTGCTTACCTGGCTCCGCATTGTGGCGATTCCGCTGCTGATTGCGATCTATTACCTGCCAGCCAGCTGGGCGACCCTGGCCGAGCGCGATGTCGCCGCCACCCTCATTTTTGTCGCGGCCGCGCTCACCGACTGGGCGGACGGCTACCTGGCCCGGCGCCTGAACCAGACTTCGGCGTTCGGCGCCTTCCTCGACCCGGTTGCCGACAAGCTGATGGTCGCTGCCGCCCTGATCGTGCTGGTCCAGTTGGGGCGTACCGATGCGATCATCGCGACCATCATCATCGGTCGCGAGATCACGATTTCTGCCTTGCGTGAATGGATGGCCAAGATCGGTGCGGCGAAAAGCGTTGCCGTTTCGATGCTGGGCAAGGTCAAGACGGCAGCCCAGATGCTGGCAATTCCCCTGCTTTTGTACCGTGTACCGCTGTTCGGGCAGGATGTTCTGGTGCTCGGTAACTGGTTGATCTGGATCGCCGCCTTGCTGACCTTGTGGTCGATGGGCTATTACCTGCGCATGGCTTGGCCAGAAATTGCCAAACGCAGCGCAGAAAAATAAGCTGCAGATGTTGACAGGGTCTGCGAATCGTCTATAATGCGCGCTCTGTTTGACGCGGCAGTAGCTCAGTTGGTAGAGCGATACCTTGCCAAGGTATAGGTCGAGAGTTCGAGACTCTTCTGCCGCTCCAGTTTTTCAGGGCAAAGCGCAGCTTTGTTCAGCAGTAAAGATGTATCGGTTAGGCGCGATAGCAAAGCGGTTATGCACCGGATTGCAAATCCGTGTAGGTCGGTTCGACTCCGGCTCGCGCCTCCAGGGTTTTGCGGCAGTAGCTCAGTTGGTAGAGCGATACCTTGCCAAGGTATAGGTCGAGAGTTCGAGACTCTTCTGCCGCTCCAGATGAAAAGAGGGAAAGCGATTTTCGCTTTCCCTCTTTTGCATTCGGGGGCCGATATAATTGGCAAACCGCCCGGGTGGTGAAATTGGTAGACACAAGAGACTTAAAATCTCTCGGCTTATGGCTGTACGGGTTCGATTCCCGTCCCGGGCACCAATCATGTGTTTCATGAGGTTTTGAAACTGTTTTTGGTGAATTGTTCGCCAATGAAACTTATTGCGGATTTCACGCAATCGTTTTCGTTGGCTGAAATTGAGTTTGCAACTGGATTTTGTTGCCCCTATGGCAGCTTGTTCGGATCGTTGGGGTACCGGGTTGTGTATCGGGTAGTTACGAAATGCCTTGATCATCGTGGCAAATGGGTCAAGGAGGCCGGGCCGTGGCTGGCATCGTCTGACGATGCCGAGCACTGGTCGGGCTTGTTCCGGAGTTTGGGCTACCTCTCCGAAGTTGAAGTAATGCGTGGCCATATTTCAGGTATGGCGGAAGATGATGACTTCCGCGATGCGCTGTCGAGCATGGCATAGCTGCCAGCTACACGTCTCTATCTCCACTTTTTTCTTGTCCGGCATGCGTGGCTTTTCTCCGATTGCGAGGGAGGCTGTCCGTTTGTCAGGTAATATGCCGATGTCGTCCTTGTTCTTGTTGAACAACTTATTGGGACAACACGTGCTTTAACAAAAATGTAATGCCAGCCTGATAAAGTTTGCTGGCTTACAAGAGGAACATATGAATAATCAAATCGAGCAGTTGCGTGAAAAGGCAGTAAAGCTCTGCGCCGATCACGGTGTGACGATCCAGCCTTATGGCGGCGTCTGGTGGTTGTTGGGCAACGGAATCAACCGTGTTGTCGCAGATTTGGCCGGTTTGTGCCGGTCTGACCTCGCTCCGCTGGCAATGGCCGAGCGCTAGGTCTCTTCCGGATTACGGAAGGGAGTGAAGAAAGCCGGGGCGACCCGGCTTTTTGTTTGTTCGGCTTTTCAGCAGGCTGGCGGTATTGAGGGTGCTGAACTCTTGCCGGCATTGCTTGCAGATATCGTGCGCAGAGTCGCTGCAGTGCGTAGCAGGCTGTCGCTGATTGCCTTCTTGTTGGCAAAGATGCGGTGCAGCGCCTTGTGCATGCCGGCAACCGTGCGGGCGTAGTGGGCGAGGTCTTCGGTGTCTGGCGGCGTGATTCGATTGCTGGATGAGCGCATCTTATGCCTTTCACATGAATTTTATTGCCCGCCAGTTTATCCCGATATGATTATCGAATTGTTAACCGGAGATGTTTTTTCTGTGTAACGGCTCGCTCTGTCATGGCCTGGCAATGGTTTTCCGGATTTCGCCGTTACAGGCGTTGGCGACCCGCTCGTACTCTTCCGGCGTGTCGATCAGGGCCTGCGCCGCGTCGACGCTCGCGATGCGGCGTTCGATGTAAGGGAGCCAGCGTTCGTCGAGTTCCTGCTGCAGTTGCGTACGTTTTTGCCCGACCG carries:
- the nagZ gene encoding beta-N-acetylhexosaminidase, with the translated sequence MSALPYGPLMIDIAGQTLTDLDRQRLCHPLVGGIILFSRNFASREQLTALTDEIHALREPRLLIAVDHEGGRVQRFRDGFTRLPAMRTLGELYQRDAAAGLEATRAAGLVLAAELRACGVDYSFTPVLDLDYGPSRVIGDRAFHRDPEVVIALASALGEGLHAAGMGNCGKHYPGHGYVIPDSHVELPIDDRALDAMQEDLLPYRRLALDAVMAAHVIYECFDCNTAVFSSKWIDYLRNDIKFDGVVFTDDLSMAGAGVVGDMLARVQTAYAAGCDMLLVCNAPDSVALVLDNWQPQIDARRGPRVGKLLPQQPVMALTDPAYLAALAQVAALTA
- the argC gene encoding N-acetyl-gamma-glutamyl-phosphate reductase, coding for MTYKVFVDGQEGTTGLQINEYLGKRADITLLKIDADKRKDLAERKRLINESDVTFLCLPDDAAKESVSLVDNPNTCIIDASTAHRINPDWTFGLPELAPDQRAKIRASKRIANPGCHASAFILALKPLVAAGLLPVDTQIAAHSITGYSGGGKKMIADYEAASANPTELKAPRPYALGLAHKHLPEMCAYTGLTVEPIFQPIVGPFYKGLTVTAFLQPQQFTRPATPAEVQKIIADYYAGEAFINVLPVDLESTTEGGFYNVEANNDSNRVDIAVFGNAQRMLLMARLDNLGKGASGAAVQAMNVHLGVEESLGLV
- the uvrC gene encoding excinuclease ABC subunit UvrC — encoded protein: MSFDHKAFLASLTELPGVYRMLDANDVVLYVGKAKNLKKRVTSYFRENLPSLRIAHMVSQIDHIETTATRTEAEALLLENNLIKSLAPRYNILFRDDKSYPYIVVTRGDYPRLGFYRGNPDRKADYFGPYPSSWAVRDSIHLLQKMFRLRTCEDTVFANRSRPCLLYQIKRCSGPCVDLVSPEEYAADVQLAAMFLLGKQQEVTRRLNQAMEEAAARLAFEQAAIYRDQIQSLHQVQEKQFVSSSKGEDVDIVVAQREAGQLCVNLAMVRGGRHLGDRPLFPSNAGESTPVDAIAAFIRQHYSMHPAPARLLISPALPADEKGELEGALAELAGRPVPIQEGRSELHKAWVEMAFQNVRLAILARNQASAQQEQRLAALQEALQLPEAIERIECFDISHTMGEAAVASCVVYQGNGMKRSDYRRFNMRDITPGDDYAAMRQAVSRRYDKVASGEGTAPDLILIDGGKGQVASAYAALADLRLTHIPMLGVAKGEERKPGLETLIFPEGREPLQLPPEHPALHLIQEVRDEAHRFAITGHRARRSKARKTSTLESLPGIGPARRKALVARFGGLPGVLAASAEQLAEVPGVSRELADKIYSALH
- the earP gene encoding elongation factor P maturation arginine rhamnosyltransferase EarP, whose product is MAAMQRVWDIFCRVIDNYGDIGVCWRLARQLAGEHGIAVRLWVDEPASLQALCPALDCAQASQTVDGIEVHHWTEQSTFESVGDVVIEAFACELPASYVQAMAAATPKPHWINLEYLSAENWVEGCHAMASPHPTLALTKHFFFPGFTASTGGLLRERDLLARRAAAQQTQASSPALQISMFCYDTAPLGELLDQMAATPTPIVCHVPPGKPLAAAQAHLGGSGPWQINQLRVEPIPFLSQDDYDRLLWRCDINFVRGEDSFLRAQWAGRPFVWQIYEQKEAAHLDKLEAFLQRYTADFREKPGKAVPAMFRAWNTGKNVATAWDDFLAARAEIGEQTGRWTQKLAEQPDLATRLVKFCSPKV
- the era gene encoding GTPase Era, which produces MKTYRSGYIAIVGRPNVGKSTLLNRLVGEKISIVSRKAQTTRHRVTGIVTTDDSQFVFVDTPGFQTKFSNALNRTMNRGVTQTLADVDLVLFVIEAGHFDAKDKAVIKLLPKDRPVILVINKTDQIKDRMALFPFVAEASAAYDFAAVVPISAAKGRQTEDLLAAARKYLPNEGLMFPEDDLTDKSERFLASEYIREKVFRLLGDELPYATAVEIEKYEMEGNLRRIFAAIVVDREGHKAIVIGKGGDSLKRIASEARQDMERLFGGKVYLEIWVKVKSGWNDDERLLKSLGYE
- the recO gene encoding DNA repair protein RecO; amino-acid sequence: MNPRSKVDAQPAFVLHTIPFRETSLIVEVFSRDFGRMSLLARGARRPRAAIRGLLMAFQPIEVGWAGKGEVLTLMKAEWQGGLPLLSGEALFCGYYLNELLMHLLPREDAHEHLFERYADMLARLAADPAGKGREADLRSFEKALLQELGYGLTLEHDSSGQHIVPEGIYTYRMEQGPVRVEHAEAAAQTVSGQTLLDLAAEDFSDPRSRSEAKALMRTLMAYYLAGVELETRKIFKELQEL
- a CDS encoding pyridoxine 5'-phosphate synthase — protein: MIELGVNIDHIATLRQARMTYEPDPVWGAVEAHLGGADGITVHLREDRRHIQDADVRRLRELTQVKLNLEMAATDEMVGIACALKPEMAMLVPEGRHEVTTEGGLDVLAQEARLKDVISRLADAGIVTSVFIDAEIPQIEAAARIGASVCEIHTGPYAHAFHARGRDAEAPAVLAELAKIRAAGEAIRGLGMRFNAGHALNYYNVQPVARLAGVRELHIGHAIVSRSVFVGLREAVREMKQLMREAAGRGE
- the pgsA gene encoding CDP-diacylglycerol--glycerol-3-phosphate 3-phosphatidyltransferase; protein product: MPFNLPILLTWLRIVAIPLLIAIYYLPASWATLAERDVAATLIFVAAALTDWADGYLARRLNQTSAFGAFLDPVADKLMVAAALIVLVQLGRTDAIIATIIIGREITISALREWMAKIGAAKSVAVSMLGKVKTAAQMLAIPLLLYRVPLFGQDVLVLGNWLIWIAALLTLWSMGYYLRMAWPEIAKRSAEK
- the efp gene encoding elongation factor P — encoded protein: MKTAQELRSGNVIMVGADPLVVQKTEYNKSGRNAAVVKMKLKNLLTAAASEAVYKADDKFEVVVLDKKEVTYSYFADPMYVFMDADYEQYEVEAENMTDALKYLEDGLACEVVFYNGKAISVELPNSVVREVIYTEPAVKGDTSGKVMKPAKLATGFELPVPAFVSIGDKIEIDTRTDEYKNRVK
- a CDS encoding uracil-DNA glycosylase; the encoded protein is MPEFKDPQDCVACPRLAAHLAMIRQRDPDWHALPVPAFGPLSARLLVVGLGPGEKGANRTGRPFSGDVAGELLYPALHRFGFASVAEPLGADKWANPLMQLTDCRVTNAVRCLPPANKPVTAEIRQCNGHLKAELAAMPNLQVIVALGGVAHQALLWAYGLKLKEHVFGHNVTHQLPDGRLLVDSYHCSGYNWRTGRLSRESFEAVFAGIQTHLR
- the acpS gene encoding holo-ACP synthase, producing MIFGIGTDIAAVARLRGMWERHGERALEKLLAPQELDDFARAADKGRFLAKRFAAKEAFGKALGTGISPPAVLPAIAVGHDELGKPSLLFTGQLAEMMQNRGLKAHLSISDEAEYAVAYVILEHA